The Vicia villosa cultivar HV-30 ecotype Madison, WI unplaced genomic scaffold, Vvil1.0 ctg.003209F_1_1, whole genome shotgun sequence genome window below encodes:
- the LOC131640584 gene encoding uncharacterized protein LOC131640584, with protein MNPPEFHGDLDPLKAHDWLTNVERIFEVTPCSEEDKVVCATQMLRGPAAQWWTSASARMTTLGIDKTWGHFKVVVLEKYFPDSMRAQEELEFQMLRQGSMTVAEFAAKFEDMEAYSNQALYAPDERWKINQFKIGLRGDIDYCVGQQRYNTYSEILEQCYITEQSLKKIQLEKEQDKPSQDEYRRTRQHLKPRGSPSKGKQNQNVRPSHPPLCRSCKRNHFGSCKTGEGGKCYICDKEGHFARSCPNKNRQGGTTGRVYTLNARKAKGNHELIAGTCLVNNQKCLILIDCGASHSFISPQCVQRLGLEIFPLVSAMVIGTAVDGSVEATQKCEDCVVTVDGRVFLVDLICLPLKRVDVVLGMDWLSANSVLINCKERAILVPAVETAPEDSMTTLLEGTIHMINCLYDQENSFILFLAEDSNEQSSVSQIPVVCEFPGVFPEDITSLPPEREVEFSIDLVPGKTPVSVAPYRMSPVELKELKSRLEELLSKHFIKPSVSPWGAPVLLVKKKDGGMRLCIDYRQLNKVTIKNKYPLPRIDDLLDQLRGACVFSKIDLRSGYHQIRVKNSDVPKTAFRTRYGHYEFRVMPFGVTNAPAVLWIT; from the coding sequence ATGAATCCTCCCGAGTTTCATGGTGACCTTGACCCTCTCAAAGCTCATGATTGGCTCACCAATGTCGAAAGGATCTTTGAGGTAACTCCGTGTTCAGAAGAAGACAAAGTGGTTTGTGCTACTCAGATGTTGCGGGGACCAGCTGCCCAGTGGTGGACAAGTGCTTCTGCTAGAATGACTACCTTAGGAATCGACAAGACTTGGGGCCATTTTAAGGTCGTCGTGTTAGAGAAGTACTTTCCAGATAGCATGAGAGCTCAAGAGGAGTTAGAGTTCCAAATGCTACGCCAAGGATCTATGACTGTGGCTGAATTTGCGGCAAAGTTTGAAGATATGGAAGCCTATTCAAATCAAGCTCTTTATGCCCCAGATGAACGTTGGAAGATTAACCAATTCAAGATTGGACTCAGAGGGGATATAGATTATTGTGTGGGGCAGCAACGTTATAACACTTATTCGGAGATACTTGAACAATGTTATATTACTGAGCAAAGCCTGAAAAAGATTCAGCTAGAGAAGGAACAAGACAAGCCAAGTCAGGACGAGTATAGGAGGACAAGGCAGCACTTAAAACCAAGGGGATCGCCATCTAAAGGCAAGCAAAACCAGAATGTGAGGCCATCACACCCGCCTCTTTGTAGAAGTTGCAAGCGGAACCACTTCGGGAGTTGTAAGACTGGCGAAGGGGGGAAGTGCTATATATGTGACAAGGAAGGTCATTTTGCTAGGAGCTGCCCAAACAAGAATCGCCAAGGAGGGACTACAGGAAGGGTGTATACACTTAATGCAAGGAAGGCAAAGGGGAACCATGAGTTAATTGCTGGTACGTGTTTAGTGAATAATCAGAAATGTCTTATTTTGATTGATTGTGGAGCATCGCATTCTTTTATTTCACCTCAGTGTGTTCAACGTCTCGGGTTAGAGATTTTTCCTTTAGTTTCTGCAATGGTAATTGGCACAGCAGTCGATGGTAGTGTAGAAGCTACTCAGAAGTGTGAGGACTGTGTCGTAACTGTTGACGGTCGAGTCTTCTTAGTGGATTTGATTTGTCTACCGCTTAAGAGGGTGGATGTGGTGTTGGGAATGGATTGGCTATCCGCCAATTCAGTACTCATTAATTGTAAGGAAAGGGCCATTCTAGTTCCAGCTGTTGAAACTGCTCCGGAAGATTCAATGACCACCCTCTTGGAAGGTACTATTCATATGATCAACTGTTTATATGATCAAGAGAACAGTTTTATTCTTTTTCTAGCTGAGGATTCGAATGAGCAGTCGTCTGTTTCACAAATTCCAGTAGTTTGTGAATTTCCGGGAGTCTTTCCAGAGGATATCACTTCCTTACCTcctgagagagaagtggaattctctatcgACTTGGTACCGGGAAAAACCCCAGTTTCCGTTGCTCCTTATAGAATGTCACCAGTTGAACTTAAGGAGTTGAAGAGTCGATTGGAAGAGTTATTGTCCAAACACTTCATCAAACCCAGCGTTTCTCCTTGGGGAGCTCCAGTTTTGCTGGTCAAGAAGAAAGACGGTGGGATGCGCTTATGTATTGATTACCGCCAGTTAAACAAGGTAACCATCAAGAACAAGTACCCGTTGCCTCGAATTGATGACCTGCTGGATCAATTGAGAGGAGCGTGTGTATTCTCAAAAATTGACCTACGGTCTGGTTACCACCAAATTAGGGTGAAGAACTCGGATGTTCCAAAAACCGCATTTAGGACCCGGTATGGCCATTATGAATTCCGCGTGATGCCATTCGGAGTGACGAATGCACCGGCTGTATTATGGATTACATGA